TTCGCCCACCAGGATTCCCACGGCGGCGGCGGCCTGATCACCGACGGCGCGACCCAGTGGATGACCGCGGGCTCGGGCATCCTGCACATCGAGACGCCGCCCGCCGAACTCGTCGAGAGCGGCGGCACATTCCACGGCATCCAGTTGTGGGTGAACCTGCCCCGCAAGGACAAGTTCGCCAGCCCGCGCTACCAGGCGATCGAGGGCAACCACGTCAAGCTGCTGTCCTCCGCCGACGGCGGAGCGCTGGTGCGCATCATCGCGGGCGAGATCGACGGCGAGCCGGGCCCCGGCAGCACCTACACACCGATCACGATGGCGCACAGCACCATCGAGCCCGGTGCGCAGCTGAATCTGCCGTGGAACCGCGACTTCAACGCGCTGGTGTACGTGTTGTCGGGTCGCGGCAGCGTCGGCCCCGTGGCGCACCCGATTCGGCAGGGTCAGCTCGCGGTGTTCGGGCCGGGCGACCGGATCACGATCACCGCGGACGGCTCGCAGGACTCGAACCGGCCCGCGCTGGAGGTGCTGTTGTTGGGCGGCAGGCCGATCCGGGAACCGGTGTTCCACTACGGCCCGTTCGTGATGAACTCGAAGTCCGAGTTGATCCAGGCGCTGGAGGACTACCAGGCCGGAAAATTCGGGCAGATCCCGCCGAACGCGCTGATGCCGCACCGCCCGCTGGGCTGACCCATCAGCGCACCGACTCGACGGGTTGCGGGTAGAGCAACTCCAACTCGCCGATGTGCGCGGCGACGGTGACCAGCGGCAGTGCTGCCGACACTGCGAGGTCACCGTCGGTGGCCTCGTCGCGCAGCGCAAGGACGAACGTCTCGCCGATGGACACCAACACCGATGAGCTGTCCTCGCCGGTCAGGCGCGCGCAGATGGCGCGGGTGTGCTCCTCGATCGACCTGCGGGTCTCCCGATACGCCTCCAGGGGAGGTGGGACCACATCGGCGATCAGCTCGGCCGCGGCCCGCACCCGGATCGCCCGCGTCGCCGAGCGCACGATCGGGGCGCGTTCGTCTGTGGGTCCGCCGCTCTCCGAAAGATAGTGGCGCACAGTGTCATCCAGGGTGCGCGAGGCCTCGAGCGCGGCGTGGCTGAGGGTGATCACCTTGTCGGTGGCCTCTTCGGAGGCGCCGCGGGTGACCCGCAGGACGGCGGCGTTGAGCAGTTCCGCACCGGCCACCCGGGCGCCGTCGATCGCCTTCGTCACCGAGGCCCGCGCTCCGCGCGGCCACAACAGGATGGACACCACGATGCCCACGAGGGCGCCGACGACGACGTCCTCGATGCGGATCAAACCCACCTGCCACCCGGTGGGTGCGATGAGATTGAAGTTGATCAGCACCATCATCGTGAACGCGGCCTGCCCGGCGATGAACGACGCCACCTCGGGCACATAGGCCGATCCGAACGCCACGATCGGCAGCAGGATCCACAGCACGACCGGTTCCACGCCGACGAGTTCGATGAGCACCGCACCGATCACGAAACCCAGCGCGGTGCCCGCAACGGCACGCACCACGCGGGTCCCGGTGGTCAGCGCACTGCTGCGCAGCACCGACATCGCGCCGAGCACCACCCAGAAGCCGTGCTCCACCGGAAACACATGGGTGACCGCGACCGCCAACGCCAGGCCCAGACCCGTCCGCAGGCTGTTGCGCAGCACCACCGCGCGCGGTGACAGGAACCCCTTCGCGATCTCGGCGACGGCGGTGGTCTCGGGCATGATCCAGTCTGCCGCACCGGTTTCGGGGAGCCTGCGTCCGAGCACGCGCGCCCAGACCGGGCGCGCGTCGGCCAGCGCCGCGTTGCGGATCACCCGCCCGGTCACGCCGACCGTCGCGGCGATGGTGCGACGCACCAGCAGCGTCTTGCCGACCTCGACGGCGTCGCCGTCGTCCGGGGTGCCCAGGATCGCGGCGATGTCCTCGCGGTAGGTGCCCTGCGCGACCGTGCGCAGTTCGTCCAGCGCGGCGCGCAGATCGGCACTGCGTGCGGCGCGTCGGGCGGCGTCGTGGATCCGCAGCACCGCCGCGCAGTCGCGCAGCACCCGCACCGCGGACGCCCGCATCACCCCGAGGATCTCGCCCGTCGAGTCGGTGACCCGGTCGGACACCCAGCCGAGATCGTCGACGACGCGCACCAGCGCCCGGCTGCCCGCGGTCAACGCGACGGGACGGTAGTCGGCGCTGAGGAAGCTCGCGAACAGCTCGTTCATGGCGCGGTTGACGTCACGCGCCGAGGCACTGCCCTCGAGCCGGTCGGCCAGCAGCCGGCACACGCGCGCGGCGTTGCGGCGCAGCTCGTCGTGATGGCGCGGCGGGAACAGGAACAGCGCGGCCGGGACGCAGACCACCAGCGCGATCAGCCAGCCCAGCAGCCGGTCGGCGATCGGACCCACCGGCGTACACAGCGGCAGCACGAACAACAGCAGGGTCGCGCGCTGCCCGGCGGCGACGATCTCGGACAGCACGCCCGAGAACGTCACGACCACGCCGATCACGAACATCGACACCACGCTCAACCAGACGTGCGGTGCGATGACGGTGCCCAGCACGATCAGGACGGCGCCGTTGAACGCCAGGCCCGCGAAGGCCAGGGCCCGGGCCGGGCGGTTGCCCGGGAAGTCGGCGGTGATCAACAACGACACCGCGCCGAAGATGCTGAACAGCGGAGTCTGTGAGCCGCCGCCGACGGCGAAACCGATTGCCGCCGCGATCGGCAGGACCACCCCGGCTCGGGCGGCGCGGCGCAGCGCGTCGTACTCGGGGTCGCGCTCCTGCAGCCGTTCTGCCGTCCCCCGCCAGATCTTGAGCCAGATCTTGGCCGGGTTCAGCATGAGGTCAGTTAATCGTATTTCGACCGGTCGGATCGGATGTCGGGGCGAACCGGCCGGTCGTCAGCGCGTCGCGCAGTTGGAACGCGATCCAGCCCAGCGCCTCGGTGTCGCGGGGCAGGGTGCTCTGCTCGTAGCCGACGATCACATACACGCCCCATGCCGCGAAATACCCGGCGTTGCGGTCGTCGCCGATGATCTCGCGGGCCGCCTCGAAGAGGATGTCGTAGCGCAATCGGTCGACCACGGACTGCACCGTGTGGACGTCGGGGTCCAGTGAGCTCCACACCCGGATCGCGGCCTCGGCGCCGTGCGGCAGCGCCAGCGCCTCACCGATGAGGGTCTCCACCCGTCGGTGCGGATCGGGATCGGCCCGCACCGCCTCGACCACGCGCAGCGTACGGGCTTCCCGCCAGTGCTCGATGAGCTCCCTGGTGTAGGCCGACCAGTTGGGGAAGTAGTGGTAGAACGATCCGGTTGTGACGCCCAGCCGGTTGCATACCTCGGCCAATTTGAGACCGCCGTAGCCCAGATCGGACAACACGTCCATACCGGTGTCGAAGTACGACTCCCGCGAAACGACGCTCGCCATCAGGGTCACCCTAGTTCCTCCGTCAACTCGGAATGAACTCAATTTGCTGGGAAAATGCTGGCCTATCCAGTGCATTCATCTTCTGTCCTGGGCACCTGGTGACGTGTGGCACAATTTGACCGTGGCGCATATCGCTAGTCGAGGACCAGGGCGACCGCCGGCAGCTAAGGCCGCGGAGACGCGTGAACGCATACTGAGCGC
This region of Mycolicibacterium goodii genomic DNA includes:
- a CDS encoding pirin family protein, which produces MPAITADTLTLPRIAGPSAADTERPVRSITTGPRGYEGEGFPVVRAFAGVSAADLDPFVHMDQMGEIEYQPGEPRGTDWHPHRGFETVTYMIDGRFAHQDSHGGGGLITDGATQWMTAGSGILHIETPPAELVESGGTFHGIQLWVNLPRKDKFASPRYQAIEGNHVKLLSSADGGALVRIIAGEIDGEPGPGSTYTPITMAHSTIEPGAQLNLPWNRDFNALVYVLSGRGSVGPVAHPIRQGQLAVFGPGDRITITADGSQDSNRPALEVLLLGGRPIREPVFHYGPFVMNSKSELIQALEDYQAGKFGQIPPNALMPHRPLG
- a CDS encoding FUSC family protein; translated protein: MLNPAKIWLKIWRGTAERLQERDPEYDALRRAARAGVVLPIAAAIGFAVGGGSQTPLFSIFGAVSLLITADFPGNRPARALAFAGLAFNGAVLIVLGTVIAPHVWLSVVSMFVIGVVVTFSGVLSEIVAAGQRATLLLFVLPLCTPVGPIADRLLGWLIALVVCVPAALFLFPPRHHDELRRNAARVCRLLADRLEGSASARDVNRAMNELFASFLSADYRPVALTAGSRALVRVVDDLGWVSDRVTDSTGEILGVMRASAVRVLRDCAAVLRIHDAARRAARSADLRAALDELRTVAQGTYREDIAAILGTPDDGDAVEVGKTLLVRRTIAATVGVTGRVIRNAALADARPVWARVLGRRLPETGAADWIMPETTAVAEIAKGFLSPRAVVLRNSLRTGLGLALAVAVTHVFPVEHGFWVVLGAMSVLRSSALTTGTRVVRAVAGTALGFVIGAVLIELVGVEPVVLWILLPIVAFGSAYVPEVASFIAGQAAFTMMVLINFNLIAPTGWQVGLIRIEDVVVGALVGIVVSILLWPRGARASVTKAIDGARVAGAELLNAAVLRVTRGASEEATDKVITLSHAALEASRTLDDTVRHYLSESGGPTDERAPIVRSATRAIRVRAAAELIADVVPPPLEAYRETRRSIEEHTRAICARLTGEDSSSVLVSIGETFVLALRDEATDGDLAVSAALPLVTVAAHIGELELLYPQPVESVR
- a CDS encoding TetR/AcrR family transcriptional regulator, with the protein product MASVVSRESYFDTGMDVLSDLGYGGLKLAEVCNRLGVTTGSFYHYFPNWSAYTRELIEHWREARTLRVVEAVRADPDPHRRVETLIGEALALPHGAEAAIRVWSSLDPDVHTVQSVVDRLRYDILFEAAREIIGDDRNAGYFAAWGVYVIVGYEQSTLPRDTEALGWIAFQLRDALTTGRFAPTSDPTGRNTIN